A region from the Plasmodium berghei ANKA genome assembly, chromosome: 9 genome encodes:
- a CDS encoding mitochondrial large subunit ribosomal protein, putative has protein sequence MNGNIFYKYFDISKSLNFKSFFFVNKRGVLQSKFQKKNETSYNFPFKASHFIYEQVSRTTSGNLPVYTKIRRHGTIVTTVVRHIYGDIKVFKDHLRNICEAPVREHIGYIEVKGLHTIKIKQWLQHIGF, from the exons ATGAATgggaatatattttataaatacttTGATATCTCAAAAAGCCTAAACTttaaaagttttttttttgtaaataaaagaGGTGTTCTTCAATcaaaatttcaaaaaaaaaatgaaacgTCTTACAATTTTCCATTCAAGGCAagtcattttatttatgagCAA GTGAGTAGAACTACCTCTGGAAACTTGCCAGTGTACACTAAGATAAGGAGGCATGGCACAATAGTAACGACTGTTGTTCGCCACATTTACGGAGATATAAAG gTATTCAAAGACCATTTAAGGAATATATGTGAAGCGCCAGTCAGAGAGCACATAGGATATATAGAAGTCAAGGGATTACAtactattaaaataaaacagtGGTTACAACATATAGGCTTTTGA
- a CDS encoding 40S ribosomal protein S21, putative has translation MFNDQKVLVDIYIPRKCSATSRLIPAKEHGAVQINVGMVDKNGVYTGENETFAISGYVRQRGESDACLNRLLHDKKMLSFSN, from the exons atgtttaacGATCAAAAAGTATTAGtagatatttatattccAAGAAAGTGCTCAGCCACTTCTCGATTAATCCCAGCAAAAGAACATGGAGCAGTTCAAATAAATGTTGGAATG GTTGATAAAAACGGAGTATATACTGGGGAAAATGAAACATTTGCAATTTCTGGTTATGTAAGGCAAAGAGGAGAATCTGATGCATGTTTAAACAGATTATTacatgataaaaaaatgttgtccttttcaaattaa
- a CDS encoding ATP-dependent (S)-NAD(P)H-hydrate dehydratase, putative, translating into MEEFPFSSSLDLSHLNKILSYKQLYEAKEHLLPELLENGYKGYFGKICIIGGNEIYSGAPFLSAMTTLRLGADLCFVLSSKECSIHLKNYSPELIVYPYLYTNKFPKENNKDLEKCIEYLSNRIDSCVIGPGLGTIDKETENCLKYIIDIFIKSNIFLILDADIIQFIITNIDIFNLIKNYKNCIFTPNKNEFKKMIYFLTECKHIQFDHLYTNKMILYSHQIIKLFNGPKILIKDVHDIFISKNLFFISSIQNQSFKRLAGLGDILTGLLAVFLAWGSKKKDVISIEIKDKFLINDLCEYSEYIDALSVFNASYLLKYICKETFKKFYIGMIATDVINNIPLHFQQIYCEQPKKKDESK; encoded by the exons atggaagaatttccattttcttcttcacTTGATCTTTCCCacttaaataaaatactttcat ataAACAATTATACGAAGCAAAGGAACATCTTTTGCCTGAACTTTTAGAAAATGGGTATAAAGGTTATTTCggaaaaatatgtataattggagggaatgaaatatattctGGAGCGCCATTTTTATCAGCTATGACTACACTTAGATTAGGAGCTGATTTatgttttgttttatctTCAAAAGAATGTAGcatacatttaaaaaactaTAGCCCCGAATTAATTGTCTATCCATATTTATACACAAACAAATTTccaaaagaaaataataaggaTTTAGAAAAATGTATAGAATATTTATCTAATAGAATTGATAGTTGTGTTATTGGGCCAGGGCTTGGAACAATAGACAAAGAAACAGAAAATTgcttaaaatatattattgatatatttataaaatcaaatatatttttaatattggATGCTGATATTATTCagtttattattactaatattgatatatttaatcttataaaaaattataagaattgtatatttactcctaataaaaatgaatttaaaaaaatgatatattttttaacagAATGCAAACATATACAATTTGATCATCTTTATACAAACaaaatgatattatattcccatcaaataataaaactatTTAACGGGccgaaaatattaataaaagatgttcatgatattttcatttcaaaaaaccttttttttatttcttcaatTCAAAATCAATCATTCAAACGTTTGGCAGGTTTAGGTGACATACTG ACCGGACTTTTGGCTGTATTCCTTGCCTGGGGGTCTAAGAAAAAAGATGTAATTTCGATCGAAATTAaagataaatttttaattaacgATTTATGCGAATATTCCGAATACATAGATGCCCTTTCGGTTTTTAACGCATCCTATTTactcaaatatatatgtaaagaaactttcaaaaaattttacaTTGGTATGATTGCCACAGatgtaataaataacatTCCACTACATTTCCAACAAATTTATTGTGAGCAACCCAAGAAAAAAGATGAGTCTAAATAA
- a CDS encoding oocyst capsule protein Cap93 has product MANKNINNQKIQKDENKKKNDESEVCNFHEVNISYKKWVKDKIQQQKITLFNLKKYNLSKKQKSINIISFITILILLNIIYNRLIDIWYNWDEIIENFDETKKCENKNDYNFNKYIRQCSNFLKYLMKGSLDEDIYDDNNLENDFIYIKNSKSRNTIYLKKILGSEIIDNNYISVYLENMKYLRNTSLNYSVNQRSLSTEWYVYFRSFLKQAITPHSLTKAIKIDKEYIYPWDVITQDDAEKIIENAKFYGFLFTWFKNHRKAQKVNEIILRKDMPVLIPKFIKSDFSQRLYKNSKNNEPNFYGIHYTWLGHATGLVIVDGLKILVDPVFKIELLSLKGIARSLINWVNIKIMGGLGERISKSPCNISNLPDDLHAVFISHNHNDHIMEEDVRILCKLKKFKDVMWYVPEGTTSFFIQEGCKTDKIYELSWGDERWVSCWINNNKFTCKDGLWNNKKGDTDVYKYKIIYAPALHWSGRKGDLSDINQSLWGSLILKGPKSKFYFSGDTAYLKDDFEEFKKIGKLHGPFDFAAISIGAYEPNNSLKYHHIHPWESVKIWRDIRAEIAIGIHWGTFRLSAEEFLQPRDDLEAALLGVSLNTLRNYNLTFEKKKMEILKKYMVKNVNSNNNDIDDLEDLKEYFYPASSTDYNEYTDSFHSIFSNNLSLFYSDIDKNYIKHMYQQKKLYLSTYNRYKRALILKNSKKLPKSWKKLLLNLSIRFQTIPIGGSIEIKTKDNTISMTRSSEYNSTIYEHYTFPKWYKKKEKEETLYQYNFPHEDLMTFSIVN; this is encoded by the coding sequence atggctaataaaaatataaataatcagaaaattcaaaaggatgaaaataaaaaaaagaatgaTGAATCTGAAGTTTGTAATTTTCATGAAGTAAATATATCGTATAAAAAATGGGTTAAAGATAAAATACaacaacaaaaaataactttgtttaatttaaaaaaatacaatctttctaaaaaacaaaaaagtatcaatattatatcttttattactattcttatattattaaatataatttataatcgGTTGATTGATATTTGGTATAATTGGGatgaaataatagaaaattttgatgaaactaaaaaatgtgaaaataaaaatgattataattttaataaatatataagacAATGTagtaattttttgaaatatttaatgaaGGGGTCACTTGATGAAGATAtatatgatgataataatttagaaaatgatttcatatatataaaaaattctaAAAGTAGaaatacaatatatttaaaaaaaatattaggAAGTGAAAttattgataataattatataagtgtgtatttagaaaatatgaaatatttaagaAATACAAGTTTAAATTATTCTGTAAATCAAAGATCGCTGTCTACAGAATGGTATGTTTATTTTCGtagttttttaaaacaagcTATAACACCCCATAGTTTAACAAAAGctataaaaattgataaagaatatatatatccttGGGATGTAATAACTCAGGATGATgctgaaaaaattattgaaaatgCCAAATTTTATGGTTTTTTGTTTACATGGTTTAAAAATCATAGAAAAGCACAAAAAGTgaatgaaataattttaagaAAAGATATGCCTGTTTTAATTCCTAAGTTTATAAAATCAGATTTTTCTCAACgcttatacaaaaatagtaaaaataatgaaccCAATTTTTATGGAATACATTATACATGGTTAGGGCATGCAACAGGTTTAGTTATTGTAGATGGACTTAAAATATTAGTTGATCCTGTTTTTAAAATCGAATTATTAAGTCTTAAAGGAATAGCACGATCTTTAATAAATTGggtgaatataaaaataatgggAGGATTGGGGGAACGAATATCAAAATCGCCATGTAATATTTCAAATCTCCCTGATGATTTACATGctgtttttatttcacaTAATCATAATGATCATATAATGGAAGAAGATGTACGAATTTTatgtaaattaaaaaaatttaaagatGTTATGTGGTATGTTCCAGAAGGTACaacttcattttttatacaagAAGGTTGTAAAACtgataaaatttatgaattATCTTGGGGTGATGAACGATGGGTATCATGCTggataaataataataaatttacatGTAAAGATGGATTATGGAATAACAAAAAAGGTGATACagatgtatataaatataaaattatatatgccCCAGCATTACATTGGTCAGGTAGAAAAGGAGATTTAAGTGATATTAATCAATCATTATGGGgttcattaatattaaaaggtcctaaatcaaaattttatttttctggTGATACTgcatatttaaaagatGATTTTGaagaatttaaaaaaattggaaaaCTACATGGACCATTCGATTTTGCTGCTATATCTATAGGAGCATATGAACCAAACaattcattaaaatatcATCATATACATCCATGGGAATCTGTAAAAATATGGAGAGATATTCGAGCTGAAATAGCTATTGGGATACATTGGGGTACTTTTCGTCTTTCTGCCGAAGAATTTTTACAACCCCGGGATGACTTAGAAGCTGCTTTATTAGGAGTTAGTTTAAATACTTTAAGAAATTATAATCTTacatttgaaaaaaaaaagatggaaattttaaaaaaatatatggtaaaaaatgtaaattcaaataataatgatattgaTGATTTAGAAgatttaaaagaatatttttatcctGCTTCTTCAACAgattataatgaatatacaGATAGTTTTCattctattttttctaataatttaagtttattttattcagatattgataaaaattatataaaacatatgtaccaacaaaaaaaattatatttgtctacttataatagatataaaagagcattaatattaaaaaattcaaagaAATTACCAAAATCttggaaaaaattattactCAATCTTTCGATTCGATTTCAAACAATCCCTATTGGTGGATCCATagaaattaaaacaaaagatAACACAATTTCAATGACTCGATCATCTGAATATAATTCTACTATTTATGAGCATTACACATTTCCAAAAtggtataaaaaaaaagaaaaagaagaaacTCTTTATCAATATAACTTTCCACATGAAGATTTGATGACATTTTCTATAGTTAACTAA
- a CDS encoding translation initiation factor eIF-1A, putative, producing MPKNKGKGGKNRRRGKNDNEGEKRELLYKEEDQEYAQVLRMLGNGRLEAHCFDGVKRLCHIRGKMRKRVWINSGDIILVSLRDYQDSKADVIAKYTPDEARSLKAHGELPETAKINETDIFDDDGQHGVEFLDDESDEEDQGEINNDRKLDVEDI from the exons atgccaaaaaataaag GTAAGGGAGGTAAAAACAGAAGAAGAGGAAAAAATGACAATGAAGGAGAAAAAAGAGAATTGTTATATAAGGAAGAAGATCAAg aaTATGCTCAAGTATTGAGAATGTTGGGAAATGGACGATTGGAAGCTCATTGTTTTGATGGAGTTAAACGACTATGTCACATTAG GGGTAAAATGAGAAAGAGGGTTTGGATAAATTCTGGtgatataattttagtTTCATTACGAGATTATCAAGATAGTAAAGCAGACGTTATAGCAAA GTATACACCTGATGAGGCAAGAAGTTTAAAGGCACATGGAGAATTACCAGAAACagcaaaaataaatgaaactGATATATTTGATGATGATGGACAACATGGTGTAGAGTTTTTGGATGATGAATCTGACGAAGAAGACCAAGGAGAAATAAACAATGATCGAAAGTTGGATGTAGAAGAT ATATAA